Proteins encoded together in one Stutzerimonas stutzeri window:
- a CDS encoding glutathione S-transferase family protein, whose protein sequence is MSVTLYGVPLSPFVRKVRLCLQEKGLDYQLETVMPFTPPDWYYAINPLGRIPALKDGDCTLADSSVICQYLEEAYPATPTLYGDSAQARGQVRWLEKYADYELAPLTTFTVFRNRILKPTSGQPCNEEAVQTAMQQKLPPHFDYLEQQLGDNDFFVCARLSMADIAVTCQLINMSHGGEQLDAQRWPGLAAHHARMLARPAIESLLPGEQRMNAKLQEMGKAATV, encoded by the coding sequence ATGTCTGTGACCCTGTACGGCGTGCCCCTCTCCCCCTTCGTCCGCAAGGTACGGCTGTGCCTGCAGGAAAAGGGACTCGACTATCAGCTTGAAACGGTGATGCCCTTCACCCCGCCAGACTGGTACTACGCCATCAACCCGCTGGGACGTATTCCCGCGCTCAAGGATGGTGACTGCACCCTCGCCGACTCCAGCGTGATCTGCCAGTACCTCGAAGAAGCCTATCCCGCCACGCCAACCCTGTACGGCGACAGCGCCCAAGCGCGCGGCCAGGTGCGCTGGCTCGAGAAATACGCGGATTACGAGCTGGCGCCGTTGACCACCTTCACCGTGTTTCGCAACCGAATTCTCAAGCCGACCTCCGGCCAGCCGTGCAACGAAGAGGCGGTGCAGACAGCGATGCAGCAGAAGCTGCCGCCTCATTTCGACTACCTCGAGCAGCAGCTCGGCGACAACGATTTCTTCGTCTGCGCCCGGTTATCCATGGCGGACATCGCCGTGACCTGTCAGCTGATCAACATGAGCCACGGCGGCGAACAGCTCGATGCCCAGCGCTGGCCGGGGCTGGCTGCACACCATGCGCGCATGCTGGCGCGTCCCGCCATCGAAAGCCTGCTGCCGGGCGAGCAACGCATGAATGCCAAGCTGCAGGAGATGGGCAAGGCCGCTACCGTCTAG
- a CDS encoding protein-disulfide reductase DsbD has protein sequence MSRLLLCLLLLLLTLPANAEIFDSSRPQSALFGTPLNNSQDFLPVDRAFRLDLLEAGKDSVRLRFINAEGYYLYKHRFAFTSDHPQVSIGTPQWPAAEPKTDEFFGDVEVFYGVTDLLLPVNNPQNTPFTLQVSYQGCADLGLCYPPEIRSFEVGDPPLIAALQQGVAIDWRSLALFFLAGLGLTFTPCVLPMLPILSGVVLRGQLGGTRGLRLSLAYVLPMAASFALLGALMGMFGAGLNLQARLQSPWLLVPFAMFFTVFALAMFGVFELRMPRFITERLDLLAGQARGGSMLGAATLGVLSSLLVSPCVTAPLVGALLYISTTGDALGGGLKLFALGLGMGAPLVLFAIGGGALLPKSGTWMVGVRKAFGVMLLAVSVWLLERVLPAPVTLALWGLLAVGSAIWLGALEFTLKSGRQRLAQLLGVALLVYGVSAWLGALQGQSDPLRPLGQLDAKAVLPSGANAGWQTVDTPAALDAALLSAKNADQPLLLDWYADWCISCKVIEREVLAAPAVREQLTGYRLVRFDITRSDAEQRALLDRYQLFGPPALQLFAPNGEEWQDLRTVGETDAESFVKRLRQANGRI, from the coding sequence ATGTCCCGCCTCCTGCTGTGTCTGCTGCTGCTACTGCTTACCTTGCCAGCCAACGCCGAGATATTTGATTCTTCGCGTCCTCAGTCGGCTCTGTTCGGCACTCCGCTGAATAACAGCCAGGATTTCCTTCCGGTAGACAGGGCCTTCCGCCTCGACCTGTTGGAAGCCGGTAAGGACAGCGTCCGCCTGCGCTTCATAAATGCCGAGGGTTATTACCTCTATAAACATCGCTTCGCATTCACCAGCGACCACCCGCAAGTGTCAATCGGCACCCCGCAATGGCCCGCGGCCGAACCGAAAACCGATGAATTTTTTGGCGATGTCGAGGTGTTCTACGGCGTTACCGACTTGCTGCTACCCGTTAATAACCCTCAGAACACACCGTTCACCTTACAGGTGAGCTATCAGGGCTGCGCTGATCTGGGGCTGTGCTATCCGCCAGAGATTCGCAGCTTCGAGGTAGGTGATCCCCCCCTCATTGCAGCCCTGCAACAAGGGGTCGCCATTGACTGGCGTAGTCTGGCGCTGTTCTTCCTGGCGGGCTTGGGCCTGACTTTCACACCCTGCGTGCTACCGATGCTGCCAATTCTGTCTGGCGTGGTATTACGCGGACAACTCGGCGGAACGCGTGGATTACGCCTATCGCTTGCCTACGTACTCCCCATGGCTGCCAGCTTCGCCCTGCTTGGTGCGCTAATGGGCATGTTCGGCGCTGGCCTCAACCTACAAGCGCGCCTGCAGTCACCGTGGCTGTTGGTGCCCTTTGCGATGTTCTTCACTGTTTTCGCTCTGGCCATGTTCGGCGTATTCGAGCTGCGCATGCCGCGCTTTATCACCGAACGACTAGATCTCCTAGCCGGCCAGGCCCGCGGGGGTTCAATGTTGGGCGCCGCCACGCTCGGCGTACTGTCGAGCCTGCTGGTTTCGCCCTGTGTGACTGCCCCTCTGGTCGGCGCACTGCTCTACATAAGCACCACCGGCGACGCACTGGGTGGCGGCCTTAAGCTGTTTGCCCTCGGGTTGGGCATGGGCGCGCCGTTGGTATTGTTCGCCATCGGCGGCGGAGCATTGCTACCCAAGTCTGGCACCTGGATGGTCGGTGTGCGCAAAGCTTTCGGCGTGATGCTGCTGGCTGTCTCTGTATGGCTGCTAGAACGCGTGCTACCCGCTCCAGTGACTTTGGCCTTGTGGGGCCTTTTGGCAGTTGGCAGCGCGATTTGGCTCGGTGCCTTGGAGTTCACCCTCAAGTCCGGCCGGCAAAGGCTCGCCCAACTACTCGGTGTGGCACTACTGGTCTACGGTGTCAGCGCCTGGCTCGGCGCTTTGCAAGGTCAATCCGATCCGCTGCGACCGCTGGGTCAGCTGGACGCCAAAGCCGTACTTCCGAGCGGCGCTAACGCCGGCTGGCAGACCGTGGATACACCAGCTGCTCTGGATGCCGCTCTGCTGTCAGCAAAAAATGCCGACCAACCACTGCTATTGGATTGGTACGCCGACTGGTGCATCAGTTGCAAAGTAATTGAACGAGAAGTGCTGGCAGCACCCGCCGTGCGTGAGCAACTGACCGGTTACCGACTGGTGCGCTTCGACATAACGCGTAGCGATGCCGAGCAACGCGCCCTGCTCGACCGCTACCAGCTGTTCGGCCCACCGGCACTGCAGTTATTCGCTCCCAATGGCGAAGAATGGCAAGATCTCCGCACTGTTGGCGAAACCGACGCTGAGAGTTTCGTCAAACGCCTGCGCCAAGCCAACGGCCGAATCTAG
- a CDS encoding heavy metal response regulator transcription factor has protein sequence MKLLVAEDEPKTGAYLQQGLTEAGFTVDRVMTGTDALQYALSETYDLLILDVMMPGLDGWEVLRMVRAAGKDMPVLFLTARDGVEDRVKGLELGADDYLIKPFAFSELLARVRTLLRRGNGSPTQTTLKIADLEVDLLKRRAIRAGKRIDLTAKEFALLELLMRRRGEVLPKSLIASQVWDMNFDSDTNVIEVAVRRVRAKIDDDFEPKLIQTVRGMGYMMDAPE, from the coding sequence ATGAAATTACTGGTAGCTGAAGACGAACCCAAAACCGGGGCGTATCTGCAACAAGGCCTGACTGAAGCCGGATTCACTGTTGACCGGGTCATGACCGGGACAGATGCGCTTCAGTACGCGTTGAGTGAAACCTATGACCTGCTGATTCTGGACGTGATGATGCCCGGGCTGGATGGGTGGGAGGTGCTGCGCATGGTCAGGGCAGCCGGGAAAGACATGCCGGTGTTGTTCCTGACCGCCCGTGATGGCGTGGAAGACCGCGTCAAAGGCCTTGAGCTGGGCGCGGACGACTACCTGATCAAGCCGTTCGCTTTCTCCGAGCTTCTGGCAAGGGTCAGGACCTTGCTTCGCAGGGGCAATGGCTCCCCTACCCAGACCACCCTGAAAATTGCTGATCTCGAAGTGGACCTGCTGAAACGCCGCGCCATCCGTGCCGGCAAGCGGATCGACCTGACCGCCAAGGAATTTGCACTGCTGGAATTGCTGATGCGCCGGCGCGGCGAGGTGCTGCCGAAATCCCTGATTGCCTCTCAGGTATGGGATATGAACTTCGACAGCGACACCAATGTCATCGAGGTCGCGGTGCGCCGTGTGCGCGCAAAAATAGACGACGACTTCGAGCCCAAGCTGATTCAGACCGTGCGCGGCATGGGCTATATGATGGATGCGCCGGAATGA
- a CDS encoding cupredoxin domain-containing protein, which translates to MKIYSLSLFSALGLVFSTTAAMAAPGHSHALDFGQPGDAQAVDRTIEVRMSDNVFALETIEVKAGETVRFVLHNDGALLHEFNLGYSDTHAAHEQEMIAMFRSGMLTPTGAHDMSHMAGEMDGGMTHDDPNSVLIEPGAREELIWTFSKTKNLEFACNIPGHYQAGMVGKVEIR; encoded by the coding sequence ATGAAAATTTATTCTCTTTCCCTTTTTTCCGCACTGGGTTTGGTTTTCAGCACGACTGCTGCAATGGCCGCCCCTGGCCATAGTCATGCGCTCGACTTTGGACAGCCGGGCGACGCGCAGGCGGTGGATCGCACCATTGAGGTACGAATGAGCGATAACGTCTTTGCGCTTGAGACGATTGAAGTCAAGGCGGGTGAGACGGTCCGTTTCGTGTTGCATAACGACGGAGCCCTGCTGCATGAATTCAACCTCGGCTACTCGGACACCCATGCCGCGCACGAGCAGGAAATGATTGCGATGTTTCGCAGCGGCATGCTTACCCCGACAGGTGCTCATGACATGAGTCATATGGCGGGTGAAATGGATGGCGGGATGACACACGACGATCCGAACAGTGTTCTGATCGAACCCGGCGCCCGCGAAGAGTTGATCTGGACGTTCTCGAAAACAAAGAATCTGGAGTTTGCTTGCAATATTCCGGGACACTATCAAGCGGGAATGGTCGGCAAGGTAGAGATACGTTAA
- a CDS encoding heavy metal translocating P-type ATPase, with protein sequence MSQANQLHPTLQTPSDRDPVCGMTVKSDSPHQTSHAGQQLLFCSQHCLEKFNAEPSRYLDAGDAHGETPTVDHGAKYTCPMHPEILQIGPGTCPKCGMALEPVMPELEEEDNPELRDFSRRFWWTLPLTVIVTVLAMGEHAISLFHGATQNWVELALATPVALWAGWPFYVRCVQSFINRSPNMWTLIGLGTSAAYLYSLIATLAPGVFPDHFMQGERIGVYFEAAAVIISLTLLGQILELKARSQTSAAIRSLLGLAPKTARRIKADGSEEDIPLTHVHSGDKLRVRPGEKVPVDGMVVEGESAVDESMLTGEPVPIMKRAGDSLIGATLNSHGSLVMQAQKVGSSTVLAQIVQMVAQAQRSKAPMQRLADVIAGRFVLAVIAIAALTFVVWGLWGPEPSWVFGLINAVAVLIIACPCALGLATPMSVMVATGKAAGSGVLFRDAAAIENLRKIDTLIVDKTGTLTEGRPAFHSVEAAPGFTRDEVLRLAASLDQGSEHPLAHAIVDHARAQGLALSTPETFESASGIGVRGKVDGRDLQLGNTALMNDAGVDASPLKGHAEQLRGEGVSIMFLAVDNVLAGLLAVSDPIKPTSKLAIQRLQADGIRVIMATGDGLTTARAVARELGIEEVHGEVKPQDKERLTASLQQQGHRVAMAGDGINDAPALARADIGIAMGTGTDVAMNSAQVTLVKGDLLGILRARSLSVATVRNMHQNLTFAFLYNALGIPLAAGLLYPLTGLLLSPIIAALAMSMSSASVVFNALRLRKVSID encoded by the coding sequence ATGTCTCAGGCCAATCAGCTACATCCCACACTTCAGACCCCATCGGATCGTGACCCTGTTTGTGGCATGACGGTCAAATCCGACAGTCCGCACCAGACCAGCCACGCCGGCCAACAACTGCTCTTCTGCAGCCAGCATTGTCTGGAAAAATTCAATGCCGAGCCAAGCAGATATTTGGATGCTGGGGATGCTCACGGCGAGACGCCGACCGTCGATCACGGCGCCAAATACACCTGCCCGATGCACCCGGAAATACTGCAGATCGGCCCAGGCACATGCCCCAAATGCGGCATGGCCCTGGAGCCGGTCATGCCCGAACTGGAAGAAGAGGACAACCCGGAGCTCAGAGACTTTTCTCGACGCTTCTGGTGGACGTTGCCGTTGACCGTGATTGTCACTGTATTGGCAATGGGTGAGCACGCTATCTCGCTGTTTCACGGCGCCACGCAGAACTGGGTCGAACTGGCGCTAGCCACCCCGGTGGCGCTCTGGGCCGGCTGGCCCTTCTACGTGCGCTGCGTGCAATCGTTCATCAACCGCAGCCCGAACATGTGGACGCTGATCGGCCTCGGAACCTCCGCCGCCTACCTGTATAGCCTGATCGCCACCCTGGCGCCCGGCGTATTCCCCGACCACTTCATGCAGGGTGAACGCATCGGCGTGTACTTCGAGGCGGCAGCGGTAATCATCTCGCTGACTCTGCTCGGCCAAATCCTGGAACTCAAGGCGCGCTCGCAGACCTCGGCGGCGATCAGATCGCTGCTCGGTCTGGCGCCCAAGACCGCCCGGCGCATCAAGGCCGATGGCAGCGAAGAGGACATTCCCCTCACCCACGTGCACAGCGGCGACAAGCTGCGGGTGCGCCCAGGCGAAAAAGTGCCGGTTGATGGCATGGTGGTGGAAGGCGAAAGCGCGGTGGACGAGTCGATGCTGACCGGCGAGCCGGTGCCGATCATGAAACGCGCCGGTGATAGCCTGATCGGCGCTACCCTCAACAGCCACGGCAGCTTGGTGATGCAGGCACAAAAGGTCGGCAGCTCGACCGTGCTTGCGCAGATCGTGCAGATGGTAGCCCAAGCGCAGCGCTCCAAGGCGCCAATGCAGCGGCTGGCCGACGTCATTGCCGGGCGTTTCGTGCTGGCGGTCATCGCCATCGCTGCTCTGACCTTTGTCGTATGGGGCCTGTGGGGGCCGGAACCGAGCTGGGTGTTCGGTCTGATCAACGCAGTCGCGGTACTGATCATTGCCTGCCCCTGCGCCCTGGGCCTGGCCACGCCGATGTCGGTGATGGTCGCCACCGGCAAAGCGGCCGGCAGCGGCGTGCTGTTCCGCGATGCTGCCGCGATAGAAAACCTGCGCAAGATCGACACTCTGATCGTCGATAAGACCGGCACCCTCACCGAAGGCCGCCCTGCTTTCCACAGCGTCGAGGCGGCGCCCGGCTTCACGCGGGACGAGGTGCTGCGACTGGCCGCCAGCCTGGATCAGGGCAGCGAACATCCCCTGGCACACGCCATCGTCGATCATGCCCGTGCCCAGGGCCTTGCGCTGAGCACGCCTGAAACCTTCGAATCGGCCTCCGGCATCGGCGTGCGTGGCAAGGTTGACGGCCGCGACTTGCAGTTGGGCAACACCGCGCTGATGAATGATGCCGGCGTGGATGCCAGCCCGCTCAAGGGGCATGCCGAACAGCTGCGCGGCGAAGGCGTGAGCATCATGTTCCTGGCCGTGGACAACGTACTGGCCGGTCTGCTGGCGGTTTCCGACCCGATCAAACCGACCTCAAAACTGGCGATCCAGCGCCTGCAGGCAGACGGCATACGGGTGATCATGGCCACCGGCGATGGCCTGACGACTGCCCGTGCCGTAGCCCGCGAACTGGGTATCGAGGAGGTGCACGGCGAGGTCAAGCCGCAGGACAAGGAACGCCTGACCGCCTCGCTGCAACAGCAAGGGCACCGCGTGGCCATGGCCGGCGACGGCATCAACGACGCCCCGGCCCTGGCGCGCGCCGATATCGGCATTGCCATGGGCACCGGCACCGATGTGGCGATGAACAGCGCCCAGGTCACGCTGGTCAAGGGCGACCTGCTCGGCATCCTGCGCGCGCGCAGCCTGTCGGTGGCCACCGTGCGCAACATGCACCAGAACCTGACCTTCGCCTTTCTTTACAACGCTCTGGGCATTCCTTTGGCAGCCGGCCTGCTCTACCCGCTGACCGGCCTCCTGCTGTCACCAATAATCGCAGCGCTGGCGATGAGCATGAGCTCCGCTTCGGTGGTGTTCAACGCCTTGAGACTGCGCAAGGTATCAATCGACTGA
- a CDS encoding glutathione peroxidase has protein sequence MRDPLLDIPCVTIDGEHKTLADFDAKVLLVVNTASQCGFTPQYKGLEELWQRYGERGLVVLGFPCNQFGGQEPDSEAQIATFCERRFGVSFPLFAKVEVNGGDAHPLFIELKKRAPGLLGSKAIKWNFTKFLIAGQGRTVRRYSSRTAPQALAADIEALL, from the coding sequence ATGCGCGATCCTCTGTTAGATATTCCCTGCGTCACCATCGACGGCGAGCACAAGACGCTCGCCGATTTCGATGCCAAGGTGCTGCTGGTGGTGAACACCGCCAGCCAATGTGGTTTCACGCCCCAGTACAAGGGATTGGAGGAGCTCTGGCAGCGCTACGGCGAGCGTGGCCTGGTCGTGCTCGGTTTTCCGTGCAACCAGTTCGGCGGACAGGAGCCGGATAGCGAGGCGCAGATCGCCACCTTCTGCGAGCGTCGGTTCGGCGTGTCCTTCCCGTTGTTCGCCAAGGTCGAGGTCAATGGCGGCGACGCCCATCCGCTGTTCATCGAGCTGAAGAAGCGCGCGCCCGGCCTGCTGGGCAGCAAGGCGATCAAGTGGAATTTCACCAAGTTCCTCATCGCCGGTCAGGGCCGCACGGTGCGGCGCTATTCCTCGCGTACCGCGCCGCAGGCGCTGGCGGCGGATATCGAGGCGCTGCTCTGA
- the msrB gene encoding peptide-methionine (R)-S-oxide reductase MsrB, which yields MDKLEKPLDAWREELSDEQFQICRLGATERPFTGKYNDTRTPGVYHCVCCDAPLFDADAKFDSGCGWPSYFQPVSDTAIASLDDFSHGMHRIEVRCARCDAHLGHVFPDGPKPTGLRYCINSASLDLKPREA from the coding sequence ATGGACAAGCTGGAAAAACCGCTCGACGCCTGGCGTGAGGAGCTGTCCGATGAGCAGTTCCAGATCTGCCGGCTCGGCGCCACCGAGCGCCCCTTCACCGGCAAGTACAACGACACCCGGACGCCGGGCGTCTACCATTGCGTCTGCTGTGATGCGCCGCTGTTCGATGCCGATGCCAAGTTCGACTCCGGCTGTGGCTGGCCCAGCTATTTCCAGCCTGTAAGCGATACGGCCATCGCCAGCCTGGATGACTTCAGTCATGGCATGCACCGGATCGAGGTCAGGTGCGCTCGCTGCGATGCCCACCTGGGGCATGTGTTCCCCGATGGCCCTAAACCGACCGGTCTGCGCTATTGCATCAATTCGGCCTCGCTCGACTTGAAGCCCCGCGAAGCCTGA
- a CDS encoding DUF411 domain-containing protein produces the protein MSRTLTTAALAALLLSGAAQAAQPLIIDVHRDANCGCCKDWITYLENNGFEVRDHVERNMNTVKQDLGVKPRLASCHTGVIDGKFVEGHVPVAQILELRKRPDLLGIAVPGMPAGSPGMEYGDVKHPYQVIGITRTGREKVIANYPLEQAPN, from the coding sequence ATGTCCAGAACACTGACTACCGCGGCGCTCGCAGCCCTGCTGCTAAGTGGCGCCGCCCAGGCCGCGCAACCCCTGATCATTGATGTGCACCGCGACGCCAACTGTGGGTGCTGCAAGGACTGGATTACCTACCTGGAGAACAACGGCTTCGAAGTCCGCGATCACGTCGAACGCAACATGAACACGGTCAAGCAAGACCTCGGCGTGAAACCGCGTCTGGCTTCCTGCCATACAGGCGTGATCGATGGAAAGTTCGTTGAAGGCCACGTGCCCGTTGCGCAGATTTTGGAGCTTCGCAAGCGCCCTGACCTGCTGGGCATCGCCGTGCCAGGCATGCCGGCTGGCTCACCAGGCATGGAGTATGGCGACGTCAAACATCCCTACCAGGTGATCGGGATAACTCGCACTGGCCGAGAAAAGGTCATTGCCAATTATCCGCTGGAACAAGCCCCGAATTAA
- a CDS encoding ATP-binding protein, whose protein sequence is MDVELKAFLQRAEGLLARIEPLLPAQPPNIDWEHTLAARWHRDGRSGYLAPLEVNLDLRLDDLIGIDRQRDLLAANTQQFVDGLPANHVLLWGARGTGKSSLIRALLAEYAGRGLRLIEIERDHLADLPRVVELLSGQRQAFVLFCDDLSFEAGEGDYRVLKSVLDGSLERAPENVLLYATSNRRHLVPERQSDNENWQMVDGELHPNEAVEDKIALSDRFGLWLSFYPFSQQHYLSVVRHWIDSLAGKARLQWDWDEALEKDAIRWATGRGNRNGRCAYQYARQWVGARLLDARR, encoded by the coding sequence ATGGATGTCGAGTTGAAAGCCTTCCTGCAGCGTGCCGAAGGCCTGTTGGCGCGTATCGAGCCGTTGCTGCCCGCGCAGCCGCCCAATATCGATTGGGAGCATACGCTGGCGGCGCGCTGGCACCGTGACGGCCGAAGCGGCTATCTGGCGCCGCTCGAGGTCAATCTCGATCTGCGTCTGGACGACCTGATCGGCATCGACCGACAGCGTGATCTGCTGGCTGCCAATACTCAGCAGTTCGTCGATGGTCTACCCGCCAATCACGTCTTGCTCTGGGGCGCCCGTGGTACTGGAAAATCGTCGCTGATTCGCGCTCTGTTGGCCGAATATGCCGGCCGTGGGCTGCGCCTGATCGAGATCGAGCGCGACCATCTGGCGGATCTGCCGCGCGTGGTGGAGCTGCTTTCAGGGCAGCGTCAGGCCTTCGTGCTGTTCTGCGACGACCTGTCCTTCGAGGCCGGCGAGGGTGACTACCGGGTCCTCAAGAGCGTGCTCGACGGTTCCCTGGAGCGTGCGCCGGAGAACGTGCTGCTGTATGCCACGTCGAACCGCCGTCACCTGGTGCCGGAGCGCCAGAGCGACAACGAGAACTGGCAGATGGTGGACGGCGAGCTGCATCCGAACGAGGCGGTGGAGGACAAGATTGCCTTGTCCGATCGTTTCGGCCTCTGGCTGTCGTTCTATCCCTTCAGCCAGCAGCACTACCTCAGTGTGGTGCGCCACTGGATCGATTCGCTGGCAGGCAAGGCGCGCCTGCAATGGGATTGGGACGAAGCGCTGGAAAAGGACGCGATTCGCTGGGCCACCGGACGCGGCAATCGCAATGGACGCTGCGCGTATCAGTACGCCCGTCAGTGGGTGGGCGCGCGTTTGCTCGACGCGCGGCGCTAA
- a CDS encoding four-helix bundle copper-binding protein gives MDNKIFDNCIQACSNCALVCEKCASACLREENVQAMARCIELDRDCADVCALAARLMSRQSQLSKELCALCAKICRACGEECAKHQMDHCQECAKACMECAEECERMAA, from the coding sequence ATGGACAACAAAATATTCGATAACTGTATTCAAGCTTGCTCTAACTGCGCCCTCGTGTGCGAAAAATGCGCATCTGCCTGTCTACGTGAAGAAAACGTCCAGGCGATGGCTCGTTGCATTGAACTCGACAGGGATTGTGCTGACGTGTGCGCTCTGGCAGCCAGACTTATGAGTCGCCAGAGCCAGCTATCCAAAGAATTATGCGCACTGTGTGCAAAGATCTGCCGGGCCTGCGGCGAAGAGTGTGCCAAGCATCAGATGGATCACTGCCAAGAGTGCGCGAAGGCTTGTATGGAATGTGCTGAGGAATGTGAACGCATGGCTGCGTAG
- a CDS encoding heavy metal sensor histidine kinase produces MSVRHLSLTARMSLMFMSVVVVVLTMAGLSFNVLSQHHFEVLDRQALVEKLESTRHILNNARSDASLTEELPQLRALLGAHHDLAATILSGDGRVLFSDPKAADVPESFRHAEEQSMWEWQNAGHLYRGMTAQISVADKSEPLTALLILDVTSHAHFFETLQRWFIAGLVISALISAALGWVVVRSGLRPLRQVTHLATSMSARSLQERIPLEPVPLELQQLVLSFNAMLGRLEDAFVRLSNFSADIAHELRTPVSNLMTHTEVVLTRKRDLDAYEDNLYSNLEEFKRMSRMIDDMLFLAKSDNGLIIPEQSTIELSRLVSKLLEYYHLLAEERGIHLSASGRGEVLGDKLMLNRALSNLLSNALRYTPTGENISVTIRETEETVVLSVENPGGTIKPEHLEKLFHRFYRVDPARREGNPSNAGLGLAITRSIVEAHNGRIWCTSAGGVTAFYMEFPGKPHSSKGNHL; encoded by the coding sequence ATGAGCGTGCGCCACCTTTCGCTGACCGCCCGCATGAGCCTGATGTTCATGTCAGTAGTGGTGGTGGTTCTGACGATGGCCGGCCTGAGTTTCAACGTGCTCAGCCAGCACCACTTCGAAGTGCTGGATCGACAGGCCCTGGTCGAGAAGCTCGAATCGACCCGACACATCCTTAATAACGCACGCAGCGACGCAAGCCTCACCGAGGAACTGCCGCAGTTACGAGCGCTGCTCGGTGCCCATCATGATCTGGCGGCGACCATCCTGAGCGGTGATGGCAGGGTGCTTTTTTCCGATCCCAAGGCAGCCGATGTCCCGGAAAGCTTCAGGCATGCGGAAGAGCAAAGCATGTGGGAATGGCAGAATGCAGGACACCTGTATCGAGGGATGACTGCGCAAATTTCCGTGGCAGACAAGTCCGAACCCCTCACAGCTCTGTTGATTCTCGATGTCACGAGCCATGCGCACTTCTTCGAGACCTTGCAGCGATGGTTCATTGCCGGGCTAGTAATCAGCGCCCTGATCAGTGCCGCTCTAGGCTGGGTCGTTGTTCGAAGCGGGTTAAGACCTCTTCGGCAAGTGACCCACCTCGCAACATCAATGTCAGCCCGGTCGTTACAGGAGCGAATTCCGCTAGAGCCAGTACCACTAGAGCTGCAGCAGCTCGTTCTGTCCTTCAATGCGATGCTGGGCCGCCTGGAAGATGCCTTCGTACGGCTGTCCAATTTCTCGGCTGACATCGCCCATGAACTGCGAACCCCTGTCAGCAATCTGATGACCCACACCGAGGTAGTGCTCACCCGAAAGCGGGACCTTGATGCTTACGAGGATAACCTCTACTCCAATCTGGAAGAATTTAAGCGAATGTCACGCATGATTGATGACATGCTTTTTCTAGCAAAATCTGACAACGGATTGATAATTCCAGAACAAAGCACTATCGAACTTTCGAGATTAGTTTCCAAGCTGCTTGAGTATTACCACCTATTGGCCGAAGAGCGCGGTATACACCTCTCAGCTTCAGGCAGAGGCGAGGTGCTGGGAGATAAGTTGATGCTCAATAGAGCGCTCTCCAACTTGTTATCCAATGCGCTGCGCTATACCCCGACCGGGGAAAACATCTCTGTAACGATTCGTGAGACGGAAGAGACGGTCGTCCTTAGCGTCGAGAATCCCGGCGGGACGATCAAACCAGAACATCTGGAAAAACTTTTCCATCGTTTCTATCGGGTCGATCCAGCACGGCGTGAGGGCAACCCAAGCAACGCTGGCCTCGGTTTGGCAATCACTAGATCCATCGTTGAAGCCCATAACGGGAGAATCTGGTGTACCTCTGCAGGTGGCGTAACGGCCTTTTATATGGAGTTCCCCGGCAAGCCGCATAGCAGCAAAGGCAATCACCTTTGA
- a CDS encoding heavy-metal-associated domain-containing protein encodes MSTVELSVKGMSCGSCVLHVTEALNAVEGVTEVDVDLQAASVRVSAECDSDVLVAALGDAGYPAQLSSPAASSSPARKTGCGGSGGCCCK; translated from the coding sequence ATGAGCACCGTTGAATTGAGTGTCAAAGGCATGAGCTGCGGCTCATGCGTCCTGCATGTCACCGAGGCGCTCAACGCAGTTGAAGGCGTCACCGAGGTCGACGTCGATCTGCAAGCGGCCAGTGTGCGGGTCAGCGCTGAGTGCGACAGCGATGTGCTTGTCGCCGCCCTGGGTGATGCTGGATACCCCGCCCAACTGAGCAGTCCGGCGGCCTCATCGAGCCCCGCCAGGAAAACCGGATGCGGTGGAAGCGGTGGCTGCTGTTGCAAGTGA